ATACTGCGCTGGCGAGTTTTTCGGCTGCCAGTCGGAACCGGCCCCGGCATCCCAGCGGGAAATCGGCACGTCGTTGAGGATGCTGGCGAGCGTCAGGCCTTTATCCATCGCCGCGGTGTAGAGGAACGGCTTGATGTTCGAGCCAACCTGACGCAGTGCCTGGGTGGCACGGTTAAACTTGCTCTGGTTGAAATCAAACCCGCCGACCAGGGCGATCACCGCACCGTTTTGAGGATTGATTGACACCAGCGCGGAGTTCACGTCCGGCACCTGCGCCAGCCACCAGGCATCACCCACCTGGCGAACCCAGATCTGCTGACCCGTCTGGACGGCGTCGGTCACTTTACGTGGCGTTGGCCCCTGCAGGGTGTCAGACCGGTACGGTCGTGCCCAGCGAATGCCCTCCATGCGCAGCGATACCGAGGTACCGTCGGCCAGCATGGCCACCGCTTCCTGCGGATCGGCCTGGGTAACAACCGCAGGCAGCAGCGGGCCGTAGGTCGGCAGCGATTTCAGCGAGTCGGTGATTTTTTTGCTGTCCCATGCGCTTTCGCCCACTTTCCACAGCACGTTCGACGGACCGCGATAGCCGTGGCGCATGTCATAATCCATCACGTTGTTACGCACCGCCTGCTGCCCCGCCTGCTGACCTTTGCGGGTCACCGTGGTGTAAACGCGATAGCCATCTTCATAGGCTTTCTCACCGTAACGCCTGACCATTTCCTGGCGAACCATTTCCGTGAGATACGGCGCGGAAAACGCGATCTCCGGGGCATGGTAGTTGGCATCGATAGCATCGCTGCGCGCCTGGTCATACTCGTTCTGGCTGATATAGCCTTCGCTCAACATACGCGACAACACAACGTTACGACGCGCCGTGGCACGTTCCAGCGAGTACAGCGGGTTAAACGTTGAAGGCGCTTTCGGCAGGCCCGCGATAGTCGCCATTTCGCTTAAGGTAAGCTGCTCGATAGGCTTACCGAAATAGACCTGCGCCGCCGCCCCCACGCCATAGGCGCGGTAGCCCAGATAGATCTTGTTGAGGTAAAGCTCAAGGATCTCATCTTTGCTCAGCAGTTGCTCAATGCGGATGGCGAGGAACACCTCTTTAATCTTACGCATCAGCGTCTTTTCAGGGCTGAGGAAGAAGTTACGCGCCAACTGCTGCGTAATGGTACTCGCCCCCTGCGACGCATGGCCGGAGAACAGCGCGACGCTGGCGGCGCGGAAAATCCCCACCGGATCGACACCGTGGTGCTCGTAAAAACGGCTGTCCTCGGTGGCAATAAAGGCCTTCACCATGACGGGCGGAATTTGGTTTAAGGTCAACGGGATACGGCGTTTTTCGCCATATTGCGCCATGAGCTCGCCATCGGCGCTATAGACCTGCATTGGGATCTGGAGACGCACATCGCGAAGCGTGGCGACATCAGGCAGCTGCGGCTCAATAAATTTGTACAAACCATAAATCGAGCCTGCTCCCAGCAGAATGCAACAGACTGCAAGGATCAATAAATACTTTACGAACTTCACCGGAGATTTCCCATTTGGTTTCACTTGGGCAGTTTCTAAACAATCGCGCGGTAGTATAAAGGCAAGCCTGATTCATTGATATAGCCGTCAACCTGACGGGCGATAAGGAGATCGTGAAGCATGGCTTTCAATACATGGCAAACGGGCGTTCATATTCAACAAGATAAGGTGATGATTGTTGCACTGGTGCGCGAGAAAACGGCCTGGCGTTTACGGCGCTGGTGGGCCGTTCCACTGGCGCAAGGCATCATCAGCGAGGGCAAAATTCACAAGCCTGACCAGCTGATTGACGCGCTGCGCGACTGGCGGCGAACGTTACCGCATTACCACCGGGTTTTTCTCGCCTTTCCCGCAACGCGAACGCTGCAACGGTCGTTTCCCCGGCCCACCCTGACGCTTTGCGACAGCGAGCAGGTCTCCTGGGTTAGCTCTGCCCTGTCGCGCGAGCTGGAGATGCCAGCCGACGCGCTGTGCTTCGATTATTCTCAGGACACTTTCAGCAGCACCTGGCATGTCACGGCGGCACAAAACAAAGAGGTGGCAACGCTCCTGGCGCTGGCGAAGGCGCTACAGCTGCGCCTGGTGGCCATTACGCCCGATGCGGGCGCGCTGGCAAACTTTCTCCCGGCGGTGGCCCCCGCTTCGTGCGTGGCCTGGCGGGATGAAAGCCAGTGGCTGTGGGCGATGCGCCACCAGTGGGGACGACGTCCGATTGATGACGCGGCCGACATCTCCGGGCTGGCGGCGCTGCTGGCGCTTTCTGCATCGGATATCGCGCTCTTTGATGCGACGCGCGATCCCTGGGAAACGCTAACGCGCTGCCAGCCCCCCTTACCCGAAAACGGTGCGGATTTTACCGTCGCCCTGGCGCTGGCGATGAGTGAGGTGCCCGCATGATCCCGGCAAACCTTTTACCCTGGCGACAGTATCGCCGGACGCGCTGCCTGCGCTTATGGGGCGTGATGTTTACGGGCTCGCTGGTGATGATCCTGACGGCATTGTCAGCCCTGCGGGTGGATAAGCTCCTGGCCCTGCGCGCGTGGCAAAGTGAATGGGCGGGTATACACGCGGTTGAACAGACGCTGAAAGCCCGCCAGCTGGCGTGGCAGGCTGCGCAAAAACGCACGGCGGTACCGGAAGCCGCGCCCCGGGTGGCGTGGCGACCGGCACTGACCTCGCTGTCGGCGCAGATCCCGGAGCAGGCGTGGCTCACGGAGCTGCGCTATCAGCCGCCGGGGCTGGTGCTGACCGGTTATGCCACTACGGCTCCGGCCCTGACGGCGATGCGGGATGCGCTCGGGCGCGTGGACGGGTTTAGCCCCGGCACCGTGGGGGCGTTGCAGCAGGATAAGCAGGGCCGCTGGGCGTTTACCTTTCAGCTGAAACATCAGGGGTAGCGCGTGGAGAGGCTGGTTGAACGCTGGTGTACAAGCCCTGCGTGGTTGCGTGTGCTCTGCTGGGGGCTGTGCAGTACTGCGCTTGTGGCGATCGGCTGGGCCGCGTTGCTGCGGCCAGTGGCGGAACAGATCGCCGAAGCACAACATCAGGTGAGTGTCGCGGGGCGTACCAACGCCTCGCTGTGGGCTGCTGTGAGAAAAATCCCGACCGAAACAGAGAAGCTGGTTGCCCCTGTGGTCAGGTCATTTTCACCGCTGGATTTTCAGGCCAACGGCACCCGGCTGGTCCACTGGAAGCCCCTTTCGCACGGCGGGGAGCTGGAGCTTGATGCCGACTGGGCGGCGATCCCCGGCATCTTTGCGCAGCTGGAACAGTGCAACGTCAGGATCGGCACCTTCGTGATAATGGCCGAATCAGGCCGGTTGCGCCTGCGGATGGAGCTGCAACATGGGGCATAGCATGCGGTTAATGATTGTCGCCTCGCTGGTGTGCCTCACGGGCATGCGCGATCCGTTCCAGCCCCCGGCAGACACCTGTCTTACCGGGCAACTGCCGCAATGGCGCTATCAGGGAAAGGTGAACGACGTGGGTTTTATGCAGGACGGACAACAGCGCTGGCATCGTGTGAAGCAGGATCAGCGATTGCTTCCCGGATGGCGCGTGATGGCAATGGATGAACAGCAGCTGACTGTTGAGGTTGGCGAAACGTGTGACCCTCGGCAATGGACATGGCAACGAGAAGGAACGAAAAAGCATGAAGATAAGGACAGCCCTGCTGTTAATGGCCCTCAGCGCGTCGCTGTGGGCCGCTGAGCCAAAACCGGTCACGCTGGTGGTGGATGAGGTTCCTGTGGTTCAGGTGCTGCAGGCGCTAGCGACGCAGGAGAACCGCAATCTGGTGGTGTCGCCTGATGTAAATGGCTCGCTTTCGCTCAGCTTAACGCGCGTCCCCTGGCGCAAGGCGCTGCAAACCGTGGTGAATAGCGCCGGGCTTGTCCTGCGGGAGGAGGGCGGGATTTTGTATGTCCATACGGCAGCCTGGCAGCAGGCACAGCAAACGCGTAAGGCGCAAGAGCAGGCCCAGAGACAGCTCGACGCGCCGCTGGTCTCTCACGGCATCTCTTTTTCCTATGCGGATGCCGGGGAGCTACAGAAAGCCGCGGAAAAGCTGCTCAGCCCGAAGGGCAGCCTTTCCGTGGACAAGCGAACCAACCGCTTGCTGGTAAGGGATAACCAGACGGTACTGGATACGCTCGTGCGCTGGGCCGAGCAGATGGACCTGCCGATCGACCAGGTGGAACTGGCGGCACACATTGTGACCATCAATGAAAAAAGCCTTCGCGAGCTGGGCGTGAAGTGGAACCTTGCTGAGGCGTCAGAGGCGGGGCGGGTCGGGCAGGTGACGGCGCTGGGCGCGGACCTGTCGGTTGCCAACGCCACGACGCACGTGGGGTTTAATATCGGGCGCATCGACGGCAGGCTTTTGGATCTGGAGCTGTCGGCACTCGAGCAGAAACAGCAGGTCGATATTATCGCCAGCCCACGCCTGCTCGCGTCGCACATGCAGCCAGCCAGCATCAAGCAGGGCAGTGAGATCCCCTATCAGGTTTCCAGCGGTGAAAGCGGGGCAACGTCGGTGGAGTTTAAAGAGGCGGTGCTCGGGATGGAGGTCACGCCGGTGGTGCTGCCGGGAGGACGCGTGCGGCTGAAATTACACATCAGCGAAAATATGCCAGGGCAAGTGCTGCAGCAGGCTGATGGCGAAACGCTGGCTATCGATAAACAGGAGATTGAAACTCAGGTTGAGGTCAAAAGCGGTGAAACCCTGGCGCTGGGCGGCATTTTCTCGCAAAAAAATAAAACCGGCAGCGATAGCGTGCCGGGGCTGGGGCGCATCCCCTGGCTTGGACAACTTTTTCGCCATGACGGGAAGGATAACGAGCGGCGGGAGCTGGTGGTGTTTATTACGCCACGGCTGGTTGGCATTCACTGATGGGCGACGATCCCCGCAATGATTTTGCATACAGATTGTTGCAGATGTTTGACGTGGGGCATGAATTAGCATACAAGGAGTACCGATTTGAATCGGACTTACGTCTTATTACCTTATGCGTTTGGAACGGTGATTTAATCAGTTGCCAAACAAGCCGGAGTATTGAGATAATTTTTAGTCTGACTCTCGCTCTATTGCATATGAGGTTTCAGTTCATGTCCCGCTACGCTGGGTGTCTTCGAAGCGGGGATTACCATTAACGAATAGTCTTAGTAGTACCGAAAAAATGGCAGAGAAACGCAATATCTTTCTGGTTGGGCCTATGGGTGCCGGCAAAAGCACTATTGGGCGTCAGTTAGCTCAACAACTCAATATGGAATTCTACGATTCTGATCAAGAGATTGAGAAACGAACCGGAGCGGATGTGGGCTGGGTCTTCGATGTAGAAGGCGAAGAAGGTTTCCGTGACCGAGAAGAAAAAGTGATCAACGAACTCACGGAAAAACAGGGCATCGTGCTGGCGACTGGCGGCGGCTCTGTGAAATCTCGCGAAACCCGTAACCGTCTCTCCGCCCGTGGCGTTGTGGTCTATCTTGAGACGACCATCGAAAAACAGCTGGCACGTACGCAGCGCGATAAAAAGCGCCCGTTGCTGCAGGTTGAAACGCCGCCACGCGAAGTTCTGGAAGCCCTGGCCGGTGAGCGCAATCCTCTGTACGAAGAGATTGCGGATGTTACCATTCGTACTGACGATCAGAGCGCTAAAGTGGTTGCAAACCAGATTATTAATATGCTGGAAAGCAACTGATTCTGGCTTTATATACACTCGCCTGCGGGTAAAAGCATTTAAGGTGGATGTCGCGTCATGGAGAGGATTACAGTTACTCTCGGGGAACGTAGTTACCCTATCACCATCGCGGCTGGTTTGTTTAACGACCCAGCTTCCTTCTTGCCACTGAAAGCGGGTGATCAGGCGATGCTGGTCACCAATGAGACGCTGGCTCCGCTTTATCTCGACCGTGTGCGTCACCTGCTTGAGCAGGCGGGCGTAAAGGTCGACAGTGTGATTCTGCCCGATGGCGAGCAGTATAAAAGCCTGGCGGTGCTCGATACCGTCTTTACCGCATTACTGCAAAAACCGCACGGTCGCGACACCACACTGCTTGCCCTGGGCGGCGGTGTTGTCGGTGATCTTACGGGGTTTGCGGCCGCCAGCTATCAGCGTGGCGTGCGCTTTATTCAGATCCCCACCACGTTATTGTCTCAGGTCGACTCCTCCGTTGGCGGCAAAACGGCCGTTAACCATCCGCTCGGCAAAAACATGATCGGTGCGTTTTACCAGCCGGCCTCGGTGGTGGTGGATCTCGACTGTCTGAAAACGCTGCCTGCACGTGAACTGGCGTCTGGCCTTGCAGAAGTGATCAAATACGGCATTATTCTTGATGGCGAGTTCTTTAACTGGCTGGAAGAGAATATGGACGCCTTGCTACGCCTTGACGGGCAGGCACTGGCGTACTGTATCCGCCGTTGTTGTGAGCTGAAAGCAGAAGTGGTGGCAGCAGACGAGCGTGAAACCGGCTTACGTGCTTTACTGAATCTGGGGCATACGTTTGGTCACGCCATTGAAGCCGAAATGGGCTATGGCAACTGGCTTCACGGCGAAGCGGTGGCTGCCGGAATGGTGATGGCCGCGCGGGCATCTGAACGTCTGGGCCAGTTCAAACCGGAAGAGACGGCGCGTATCATCGCACTGCTTGAACGCGCAGGCTTACCGGTAACCGGTCCGCAGGAGATGTCTGCACAGGCGTATTTACCCCACATGATGCGCGATAAAAAAGTATTGGCAGGCGAGATGCGTCTTGTACTCCCGCTTGCAATAGGGAAGAGTGAAGTACGCGGCGGAGTGTCGCACGACGTGGTTCTTGGCGCTGTGGCTGATTGCCAGCAGGCCTAACAACTAGAAAGGTCAGGCCGCCGTAACAGGTGGTCGTTTAGCTTCAGGTGAAATGCAAAGACGTTGGCATAAGCCTTTGAGTGGGGTGTTAAATGGATGAATTCAAACCAGAAGACGAGCTGAAACCCGATCCCAGCGATCGTCGTACTGGTCGTTCTCGTCAATCTTCAGAACGTGATAACGAGCCGCAGATCAATTTTGACGATGTCGATCTGGATGCAGACGATCGTCGTCCTTCGCGCAGCCGCAACGCACGCGATGAGCGAGAAGAAGAAGATTACGAGTCTGAAGAAGATTCAATGGACGAAGAGCCTGTAGAGCGTCGCCCGCGTAAACGTAAAAAAGCGGCGGCGGCAAAACCCGCTTCCCGTCAGTACATCATGATGGGACTTGGCGTACTGGTGCTCTTGCTGCTGATTATCGGCATCGGCTCCGCGCTAAAATCACCGTCTACCCACTCAGGCGAGCAAACCGCGTCCACTGAGAAGAGCATCAACCTTTCAGGCAATGATGCTGCCGATCAGGCCAATGGCGCGCAGCCTGCTCCGGGCACGACGTCTGCCGAGCAGACTGCGGGTAATCCGCAGGATGTCTCTCTGCCGCCGGTCTCTTCGACGCCGACTCAGGGCCAGACGGTCATTGCGCCGGAAGGCCAGCAGCGTGTTGAGGTTCAGGGCGACCTGAATAATGCGCTGACGCAACCTCAGAATCAGGAGCAGGTGAACAACGTAGTGGTTAACTCTACGCTGCCAACCGAGCCTGCGACCGTTGCACCTGTTCGCGGCGGTAATGCTCAGCAGCAGACTGCGGCGACGGAAACCAAACCGCGCCAGACGCAGACGCATACGCAAACGCAGACCGCGCCGCGTCAGGAACGTAAGCAGGCGGTGATTGAGCCAAAACGTGAAACTAAGCCTCAGACCGTTGCAAAAGCGCCTGAAGTGAAGGCACCGGCTCAGCCAAAACGCACAGAAACGGCAGCGGCAAGCGAACCGGCAAAAGCGCCAGTGACGCAGACTGCACCGAAAGCGACGGCGACGACCACGGCACCTGCGGCGACAGCCGCACCGGCTGCGACAGCGTCTACGGGTGCATCGGGTAAAACGGCGGGTAATGTGGGTTCTCTGAAATCTGCGCCTTCCAGCAATTACACCCTGCAGCTGAGCAGCTCGTCGAACTACGACAACCTCAACGGTTGGGCGAAAAAATCAAATCTGAAAAACTACGTGGTTTATCAGACGACCCGTAATGGCCAGCCATGGTATGTCCTGGTGAGCGGTGTTTACGCATCGAAAGATGAAGCGAAACGTGCCGTTGCATCACTGCCAGCCGATGTTCAGGCGAAAAACCCATGGGCGAAGCCAATTCATCAGGTCCAGGCCGATCTGAAGTAATGTTTAAAGCGCAGGATGCTGTCGGAGCTTTCTCCACAGCCGGAGAAGGTGTAACCAGTTAGTCAGCATGAAAAAAAATCGCGCTTTTCTGAAATGGGCAGGGGGGAAATACCCCCTGCTCGACGATATTAAAAAACACCTGCCAAAAGGCGAGTGTCTTATCGAGCCCTTTGTGGGGGCGGGATCGGTGTTCCTGAATACCGATTTTTCGCGTTATATCCTGGCGGATATCAACAGCGACCTGATCAGTCTCTATAACATCGTAAAACTGCGTACCGACGAGTACGTGGATGAGGCGCGTAAACTGTTTACGCCTGAAAACAACAACCCGGATGTCTACTACCAGTTCCGCGCTGAGTTTAACCAGTGTCAGGAGCCGTTCCGTCGCGCCCTGTTGTTCCTCTATCTCAACCGTCATGGCTACAACGGCCTGTGCCGGTATAATCTTCGTGGTGAATTCAACGTGCCGTTTGGCCGCTATAAGCGTCCTTATTTCCCGCAGGCTGAGTTGTACCACTTTGCTGAAAAAGCGCAGAACGCGGAGTTCCACTGCCTCTCTTATGAGGAGTGTATGGATCGCGCTGACGTCAATTCGGTGGTCTATTGCGATCCGCCTTATGCGCCGCTGTCTGCCACCGCAAACTTCACCGCCTATCACACCAACAGCTTCAGCCCGGCTGAACAGGCTCGTCTGGCGGAGATGGCGGAAAAACTGGTCAGCAAAAGAATTCCGGTGTTAATTTCGAATCACGACACGCCTGATACGCGCGAATGGTACAAAGCCGCGAAACATTTTCAGGTTAAGGTGCGGCGCAGCATTAGCAGCAATGGCGGCACGCGTAAAAAGGTGGACGAACTCCTGGCTCTGTATCGACCCTGAGCCGTTTTGCCCGCCGGTAAACACATTTCAAGGAGAAGCGGATGAAACAGTTTTTGATTGCTCCCTCAATTCTGTCGGCCGATTTTGCCCGCCTGGGTGAAGATACCGCCAGCGCCCTTGCGGCCGGCGCGGATGTCGTCCATTTCGACGTTATGGATAACCACTACGTTCCCAATCTGACCATCGGCCCGATGGTGCTTAAGGCGCTGCGCAACTACGGCATTACCGCGCCGATTGACGTGCATCTGATGGTAAAGCCGGTCGACCGCATCGTGCCTGATTTCGCGGCCGCGGGTGCCAGCATCATTACGTTCCACCCTGAAGCCTCTGAACACGTTGACCGCACGCTCCAGCTCATTAAAGAGAACGGCTGTAAAGCCGGTCTGGTGTTTAACCCGGCCACGCCGCTGAGCTATCTCGACCATGTAATGGACAAGCTGGACGTGATTTTGCTGATGTCCGTTAACCCGGGTTTCGGCGGTCAGTCGTTCATTCCGCACACGCTCGACAAGCTGCGTGAAGTGCGCCGCCGTATTGATGAGTCGGGCTATGACATTCGCCTGGAAGTGGACGGTGGCGTGAAGGTGAATAATATCGGTGAAATCGCGGCGGCGGGTGCGGATATGTTCGTTGCAGGCTCGGCCATCTTCGACCAGCCGGATTACAAAAAAGTCATTGATGAAATGCGCAGTGAACTGGCGAAGGTAAGTCATGGATAAATTGCAGGCAACCCGGGGTGTAGCATTTGACCTCGACGGCACGCTGGTCGACAGCGCGCCGGGCTTAAGCAGCGCGGTTGATCGGGCGCTGTATGCCCTTGAATTACCCGTTGCGGGCGAAGATCGCGTTGTGACGTGGATTGGCAACGGCGCAGACGTGCTGATGGAACGCGCCCTGATCTGGGCGCGCCAGGAGCGTGCGTCACAGCGTTCCGCACAGGGTAAACCGAGCGTCGATCACACTGATATTCCGCAGGAAGAGCAGCAGCGTATTCTGCGCAAACTGTTCGATCGTTTCTACGAAGAGACCGTCGAAGAGGGCAGCTTCCTGTTCCCGGACGTCGCGGAAACGCTGAGTGTGCTGCATGCTAAAGGCATTCCGCTGGGGCTGGTAACCAACAAGCCTACGCCGTTTGTCGCACCTCTGCTTGAGGCGCTGGATATCGCGAAGTATTTCTCGGTAATTGTCGGCGGCGATGACGTGCAGAACAAAAAACCGCATCCGGAACCGCTTTTGCTGGTGGCAGGAAAATTATCCTTAACACCTGCGGAGCTGCTCTTTGTCGGTGATTCGCGCAATGATATTCTGGCCGCCAAAGCGGCAGGCTGTCCGTGCGTCGGATTAACCTATGGCTACAACTACGGTGAGGCGATTACGCTGAGTGAGCCGGACGTTGTATTCGATCGTTTCAAAGATTTATTGCCCGCACTCGGGCTTTCGCACAGTGAACATCAGGAATTGAAAAATGACTAAGCCCATCGTTTTTAGCGGCGCACAGCCGTCCGGTGAATTGACCATTGGTAACTACATGGGTGCGTTACGTCAGTGGGTGAGCATGCAGGATGACTACCATTGCATCTATTGCATCGTGGATCTCCATGCCATCACGGCGCGTCAGGATCCTGAGAAGCTGCGCAAAGCCACGCTGGATACGCTGGCACTCTATCTGGCATGCGGTATCGATCCGGAGAAAAGCACCATCTTCGTGCAGTCTCACGTGCCGGAGCACGCGCAGCTGGGCTGGGCGCTGAACTGTTACACCTATTTCGGCGAACTGAGCCGTATGACGCAGTTCAAGGACAAATCTGCCCGCTATTCTGAAAACATCAACGCCGGCCTGTTTGACTATCCGGTACTGATGGCGGCCGACATTCTGCTGTATCAGACCAATCAGGTTCCGGTAGGTGAAGACCAGAAGCAGCACCTGGAGCTGAGCCGCGATATCGCCCAGCGCTTCAACGCGCTTTATGGCGACGTGTTCAAAGTGCCAGAGCCGTTTATTCCGAAATCCGGCGCGCGCGTGATGTCGCTGCTGGAGCCAACCAAGAAGATGTCCAAGTCTGACGATAACCGCAACAACGTTATCGGCCTGCTGGAAGATCCAAAATCGGTGGTGAAAAAGCTCAAGCGTGCGGTGACCGACTCCGACGAGCCACCTGTTGTGCGCTACGACGTGCAGAACAAAGCGGGCGTGTCTAACCTGCTGGATATTCTCTCCGGCGTGACCGGTCAAAGCATCCCTGAACTGGAGAAGCACTTCGAAGGCAAGATGTACGGCCACCTGAAAGGCGAAGTGGCGGACGCGGTCTCCGGCATGCTGACCGAGCTGCAGGAGCGCTATAACCGCTACCGCAACGATGAAGCCTTCCTGCAGAAGGTGATGAAGGATGGCGCGGAAAAAGCCAGCGCGCGCGCGTCAGAGACGCTGAAAGCGGTGTATCAGGCGATTGGATTTGTAGGTAAGCCTTAATCCTGTCGTGCCGGGATCCAAACAAAAAAACCGGGAAATTCCCGGTTTTTTTACGCCTGAAAAATGCTTACTGCTGTGCCGCCGGGCCACAGCCACCGATGATCTTGGAAATAGAGATCGCCGGGTGCAGCAGGTAATCATAGCTGCAGTTATTTTTGGTATTTTGAACGTGACCTGTGCAGG
This region of Enterobacter cancerogenus genomic DNA includes:
- the gph gene encoding phosphoglycolate phosphatase is translated as MDKLQATRGVAFDLDGTLVDSAPGLSSAVDRALYALELPVAGEDRVVTWIGNGADVLMERALIWARQERASQRSAQGKPSVDHTDIPQEEQQRILRKLFDRFYEETVEEGSFLFPDVAETLSVLHAKGIPLGLVTNKPTPFVAPLLEALDIAKYFSVIVGGDDVQNKKPHPEPLLLVAGKLSLTPAELLFVGDSRNDILAAKAAGCPCVGLTYGYNYGEAITLSEPDVVFDRFKDLLPALGLSHSEHQELKND
- the trpS gene encoding tryptophan--tRNA ligase — its product is MTKPIVFSGAQPSGELTIGNYMGALRQWVSMQDDYHCIYCIVDLHAITARQDPEKLRKATLDTLALYLACGIDPEKSTIFVQSHVPEHAQLGWALNCYTYFGELSRMTQFKDKSARYSENINAGLFDYPVLMAADILLYQTNQVPVGEDQKQHLELSRDIAQRFNALYGDVFKVPEPFIPKSGARVMSLLEPTKKMSKSDDNRNNVIGLLEDPKSVVKKLKRAVTDSDEPPVVRYDVQNKAGVSNLLDILSGVTGQSIPELEKHFEGKMYGHLKGEVADAVSGMLTELQERYNRYRNDEAFLQKVMKDGAEKASARASETLKAVYQAIGFVGKP
- a CDS encoding YhfL family protein, which produces MFKLAKAAVLVGMLSTLTACTGHVQNTKNNCSYDYLLHPAISISKIIGGCGPAAQQ